TCGCCTTCTTCCGGTCTTGGAAAAAGTCTGGCAAGGTGAGAGGCTGCAGCCAGCAGAATCACCTTCTTCTGTGGTACATATTGTCGTAGTTATAGCGTATCTGCGCTCTCTTTATCCTGCTTCCCATAAGAACTCCCACAAGGGCTCCACTCAAATGGGCTGTGTGGGCAACCATGTCATTTGCTCCAAGCAGGAAGAAGTCTAACAGTACAAAGAGTATCAGTGCATGTGTTATCTGCATTGGGATGAAGTATACATATACTCTGATATCCGGTGCTACAATTGCAAGCGCTGCAAATATACCCATAATTGCACCGCTGGCACCTACAACTGGAGTGTAAGGGCTGCTGCTTGTTAAGGTATACGCAATGGCAGCTACCAAACCTGCTGTAAAGTACACATACATGAATATTTTCTTACCTGCCCTTCTTTCAAGTTCAGGCCCGAAGAAGAATAGGACTAGCATATTGAAGAGTAAGTGGGTAAAACCAGAATGGATGAACATGTGAGTTACAAGTGTCCATGGCTTCTGCAATACCAAGGCAGGCACAAGCTGGAAAAATTGCATATATTCCGGCCTAAATATCATTTGCAATATAAACGAGAAAATACACAGATATATAATGGCCATTGCAGGGCTGTTCTTCATGGAGTACTTAATGTTATTTCCAACACCTTTTACTGCACTTTTAGCTGCATATTTTGCAGTGTCCTTCAAAACATCTTTGAATATATCATCAGCAGAATTTGCTCCATAACCGGTATTTCCACTACTGAAGTAGCCATCTTTTTTCATCTGTTCGAGACCTTCGCATGCATGCTGCTCGGGAAGCCTGTGTCTGGAACAAAATGTATTTCCGCAAAAACGGCATTTGAAGGGAATTGCCTCTTCTTTGCCACATATCCAGCATTTTTTGTCCAAATGATTCACCGTAATTTAAATGCTTCTTAAATGCTCCTTTATGGTAGAACGGCATTAAATAAAACCGTTTCCAAAAAACACGCATTTAAAGGCTATTGTATATCAAGAATAATCGTGACAGTTATCGGAACACTTATATGTTAAAATCGTATATTGTTGTCACTTATTACTCATATGTACGTATATATCTTTTTGACCGGACTTCTGATGTGGAACATTGGATGAATGGTAACAAATAATCATGATAGATTCTGGAAACTTTTTTATAGAGGATGGTGTTATTAGAACATCCTACACTACAGTTTCAAAAATATTACGAATTATTTGATTTGTAATAAATCATAATAATATAGTGTTTTTTCGTAGCACTTCGATATCTTAAAAGGAGGACAAAACAAACATGAGCGACTTAGAAGCTGGACACTTTTCCATCGATGAACTGGAAAACGTTCAGATCACAATTGGCAAGATCGTGGGTGCCATTGAGAAAAAGGCAAAAGAAGAAGGAGTTGAAGTAGGTCCAACTCCAAAGCCTGGTATCTCTGGACTGAGGGACTGGGACTACACCCTTCTGGCACGTTACCAGCCAGTTTACACCCCGGTTTGTGACCAGTGTTGTTACTGTACCTTTGGTAAATGTGACCTTTCCGACAACAAGGAAGGTGCATGTGGTATCAACATGGAGGCACACCAGGCCCGTGAGACCCTTCTCAGGGTAATTACCGGTGCAGCAGCACACGCAGGACACGGACGTCACATCCTTCACCATCTGATACACCTTTATGGTGAGGACAAGCCAATAGAAGTAGGTCCATCAAACCTGATAGCACCAAACACACAGGCTGTAACAGGTATTAAGCCGGAGACACTTGGCGACCTTGAAGAAGTTATGGACTATGTTGAGGAACAGCTCACACAGTTGCTTGCAACCATCCACGCAGGTCAGGAAGGAGCAGCAATTGACTTTGAGTCAAAGATCCTTCACGGTGGTATGCTTGACCACGTAGGTATGGAAGTATCAGATCTTGCACAGATCTCCTGTCTTGGAATGCCAAAGTCTGACCCCGAGGCTCCTCTTGTAGAGATCGGAATGGGCTGCATTGACTCAAGCAAGCCGGTGCTTGTTGTGATCGGTCACAACGTAGCAGGTGTTACAAACATTATGGATTACATACATGACCACGGTCTTGAGGACAAGATGGAACTTGCGGGACTCTGCTGTACTGCAATTGACATGACACGCTACCAGACAGACCAGGGCCAGAAGCCACAGGCAAAGGTCATCGGGACCCTTGCAAAGGAACTCAAGATGATAAGGTCCGGTGTTCCTGATGTAATTGTAGTTGATGAGCAGTGTGTCAGGGCAGATGTTCTTGACGAAGCTAAGAAGCTCTCTATTCCTGTAATTACTACTAACGAAAAGATCATGTACGGCCTGCGCAACAGGTCTAAGGACAGTCCTGCAGACATCATTGAAGACCTTTCAACCTTCAAGGAACCCGGAGCACTCATCCTTGACTTCGATGTGCTCGGAGAAGTCGCACCTGAACTTGCTATCAAGATGTCAAAGATACGCGATGAAATGGGTGTTAAGGCACTTCCAAGCGAGGAAGAGCTTCAGGAGCTTTCCGCAAAGTGTGTCCAGTGTGGCGCATGTGAAATGGACTGTCCTGACAATCTTCCAATCATGGAAGCTATGAAGGCAGGAGCTGACAAGGACTTTAGCAAGTTCGAGTACCTGCATGACAAGTGTATTGCATGTGGTCGCTGTGATCAGGCATGTCCAAAGGATATTCCTGTCCTTAATATGATAGAGAAGGCATCCCAGAAACTCATACGTGAGGAGAAGGGCCTTATGCGTGCAGGAAGAGGTCAGATAAGTGACCCAGAGATCCGTGAAGAAGGTGTCAACCTTGTTCTTGGAACAACACCAGGTATCGTTGCAATGGTAGGATGTTCCAACTATCCGGATGGTACTAAGGATCTTTACGATGTAGCAGATGAGATGCTCAAGAGAAACTACATTGTTGTAATGTCAGGATGTTCCGCAATGGACCTTGGTATGTATAAGAATGAAGACGGTGAGACTCTCTATGAGAAGTATCCTGCAAAGTTCCTTGCTGGTAATCTCATTAACGTAGGTTCATGTGTTTCAAACTCACACATCACAGGAACAGCGATCAAGGTAGCCGCAATCTTCGCTCAGAGGCAGGTATCCGGTAACTACGAAGAGATCGCTGATTACATCACAAACCGTATCGGTGCTGTTGGTGTTGCATGGGGAGCTTACTCCCAGAAGGCAGCATCCATTGCATCAGGTTGTAACAGGCTCGGTATCCCTGTTGTAGTAGGACCACACGGTTCCAAGTACAGAAGGGCACTCATTGGTAAGCCTTACCAGGAAGATGACTGGAAGGTATACGATGCAAGAGATGGTTCAGAAATGCCAATCCCTGCAGCACCAGAGTTCCTGCTCACTACTGCAGAATCCATCGAAGAGCTTCTCCCAATGCTTGCAAAGAACTGTATCCGTCCATCCGATAACAACATGGGAAGGATGATCAAACTGACTCACTACATGGAGCTCAGCCAGAAGTATCTCGGTCACAGGCCAGAGGACTGGTACAAGTTCGTAAGGACAGAGACAGACCTTCCACTTGCAAAGCGTGAAGAGCTTCTTAAGATCCTTGAAGCCGACCATGGATGGGAGATCGACTGGAAACGTAAGAAGATCCTTTCAGGTCCATCAATGAAATCCGATGTTTCAGCCCAGCCTACAAATGTCAAGAGACTCTGCAAGGGGGAATGCTAAATGGTAGACACAACCAAGAACACCCAGATATACGCAACCTGGGGAAGAAAAATGGCAAAGCCTGTCAACCCGAACGTTGCAGGTAAAATGATCGCCAAGGCAAAGAGACCTCTTCTTGTTGTAGGTTCAGAGATCCTCAAAGATGAGAAACTTATAGAGAAGACAATTGCGATTGCAAAGAAGGGTATTCCGGTAGCTGCTACCGGACACTCTATCACTGCACTGGTTGACAAGGATATCGGTGCAAAATACATCAACGTTCACTCACTTGGTCACTATCTTGGAGATAAGAACTGGACAGGTCTTGACGGACAGGGTCACTATGATACTATTATCTTCCTCGGACACAAGAAGTACTATCTTGACCAGGTACTTGCGGGTCTTAAGAACTTCACAGATCTGAAGAACCTTGCAATTGAGAGACATTTCATGCAGAACGCTACACTGTCCTTTGGTAACCTGAAACCAGAGGTACACCTTGAAGCGCTTGACGAATTAATTGAGAATATTTAATTTTTGGTGACAATACGGAGAACTAATCATGGCAGATGAATTCCCTTTTGAAATATCTCCTATGTTTGAAGGAGAGAGGATTAGAAAAGACGGTATGTATGTGGAACTCGGTGGCCCAAAATCCAAAGGATTTGAACTTGTAAGGGCAGCAGAGATGAGCGAAGTTGAGGACAACAAGTTCACTCTCATCGGTCCTGACCTTGCAGACATGGAAGAGGGTTCAAGATATCCTCTTGCAATGATCTACAAGATCGCAGGAGAGCTTGTAGAGGCTGACCTTGAGTCAATCGTTGAAAGAAGGAACCATGAATTCCAGAACTACATACAGGGTTTCATGCACCTTAACCAGAGAGACGATGTCTGGATGAGGGTAAGCAAGGATGCAGTTGCAAAGGGTATGACCTCATTCGAGTCTGTTGCAAAAGCTATCATGATGCTCTTTAAGAACGAGCTTCCATTCATAGAGGCTGTAGAGGCTATCTACATCACAGATGAAGCTGAGATCGACAAGGAGATCGACAATGCAAGAGCAGTCTACAAGGCAAGGGACGAAAGAACCCGTGACCTTCACGATGAGGATGTTGACACATTCTACGGATGTACTCTCTGTGCATCATTCGCTCCAACCAACGTCTGTGTCGTTACACCGGACAGGATCTCACTTTGTGGTGCGATCAACTGGTTCGACGGAAGGGCAGCAGCAAAGGTAGACCCTGAAGGTCCTCAGTTCGCAATTCCAAAAGGTGATGTAATTGACGCAGCATCTGGAGAATATACTGGTGTCAATGAAGCAGCAAAGAGGCTTTCAAGCGGTGAATATGACCGTATCAAGCTCCACTCATTCTTTGAGTACCCACACACATCCTGTGGATGTTTCGAAGTAGTAGGTTTCTACATCCCTGAAGTAGACGGTATCGGATGGGTAGACAGGGACTTCGCAGGCACAGCACCAAACGGACTTCAGTTCTCAACCATGGCAGGACAGACCGGTGGAGGAAAGCAGGTCGTTGGTTTCCTTGGAATCGGTGTCAATTACTTCCGTTCACCAAAGTTCATCGAATCCGATGGTGGCTGGGACAGAGTTGTCTGGATGCCAAAGATGCTAAAGGACAAGGTTATGGTCGACATTCCAGAAGCTATCCGTGACAAGATCGCAACCGAAGAGGAAGCAGCAGATGTCGAGAGTCTTAGAACTTTCCTTAAGGACAAGGAACACCCAATTCTTGAGAGATGGGTAGAGGAAGAAGAGGAAGCACCAGAAGAGGAAGAGGCAACGCAAGCAGCTCCACAGGCTGGATTTGCACCACAGATGATGCAGATGCCAACAAACTTCATGCCATCCATGCCAATGATGAGCGGCGGTGGATCCGGCGGTGTTAAGATCGTCCTTAAGAATGCAAAGGTAAGCATCGAGAAAGTTATCATTAAGAAACAGGACTAAGAGAGGTCTTCTGTGGCTAAGATAATTGCAGTGACAGGTAAAGGCGGAACAGGGAAGACGGCAACTACCAGTCTTCTCATTCGCCAACTTACAAAGGGTGACAAGGTAGTCCTTGCCGTTGATGCGGACCCTGATACAAATCTCCCGGAAACACTGGGATGTGACACTACCAAGACAATTGGTGACATAAAAGAGTTCATGCATGAGGAACGTGACAATCTTCCTCCTGATGTCAACAAGGAATCCATACTGGAAGGAAAACTCTATGAGATCCTTGAAGAGATGCCAGGATATGACCTGCTGGTCATGGGAAGACCTGAAGGCTCCGGATGTTACTGTTATGTCAACAACCTGCTTCGTGGTATTATGAACAAGCTTGTGACAAACTATGACGTGCTCATCATCGATGCTGAAGCCGGTCTGGAACATTTCAGCAGGAAAATTTTCAGGAACGTTGATGATCTTGTGGTTGTTACGGATGGTTCACGCAGGGGTCTTAGGACCGCTGAGCGTATCAGGGAACTTGTGGGCGAACTGGAAACCGATGTTTCCAACATCTATGTTATTGCAAACAAGGTCACAGATGCAAACCGTGAGAGGATCTCCAGTACTGCTGAAGAACTCGGTCTTGAACTAATAGGAATGATCCCCGTGGATGAGATGATAGTAGAAAGAGATCTCGCCGGGGAACCTTTATTTGATCTTCCTGACGATTCCGTTGCAGTACAGGAAGTTGAGAAGATCGCTCAGAAACTTGGTTTGTAACACATATATCATTAGGTGGAATGCACATGACAAAGAAAATGAAATTATCACAGCTCAGTGATATTTTGCAGGACCTCGATGTGGAGTCACTTGAAGGTGTGACCATTGAAGGTGACATCGAGCTTAATATCACAGGCGGTGGAGGTCTTAATCCTGCACTCGCTTATGCACTGGGAAATGAGATATCCCAGATATCCCTGCACATGGCCAACATCGGAAGGATGCTTGGATTCCCTGCTGAACAGTTGTTCGCATCTGCTTTCGGGCTTGGCGAGATGCCACAGCCACAGGCACTTCCAACATCTCCGAAGATACAG
The sequence above is a segment of the uncultured Methanolobus sp. genome. Coding sequences within it:
- a CDS encoding carbon monoxide dehydrogenase accessory protein CooC — encoded protein: MAKIIAVTGKGGTGKTATTSLLIRQLTKGDKVVLAVDADPDTNLPETLGCDTTKTIGDIKEFMHEERDNLPPDVNKESILEGKLYEILEEMPGYDLLVMGRPEGSGCYCYVNNLLRGIMNKLVTNYDVLIIDAEAGLEHFSRKIFRNVDDLVVVTDGSRRGLRTAERIRELVGELETDVSNIYVIANKVTDANRERISSTAEELGLELIGMIPVDEMIVERDLAGEPLFDLPDDSVAVQEVEKIAQKLGL
- the cdhA gene encoding CO dehydrogenase/acetyl-CoA synthase complex subunit alpha — protein: MSDLEAGHFSIDELENVQITIGKIVGAIEKKAKEEGVEVGPTPKPGISGLRDWDYTLLARYQPVYTPVCDQCCYCTFGKCDLSDNKEGACGINMEAHQARETLLRVITGAAAHAGHGRHILHHLIHLYGEDKPIEVGPSNLIAPNTQAVTGIKPETLGDLEEVMDYVEEQLTQLLATIHAGQEGAAIDFESKILHGGMLDHVGMEVSDLAQISCLGMPKSDPEAPLVEIGMGCIDSSKPVLVVIGHNVAGVTNIMDYIHDHGLEDKMELAGLCCTAIDMTRYQTDQGQKPQAKVIGTLAKELKMIRSGVPDVIVVDEQCVRADVLDEAKKLSIPVITTNEKIMYGLRNRSKDSPADIIEDLSTFKEPGALILDFDVLGEVAPELAIKMSKIRDEMGVKALPSEEELQELSAKCVQCGACEMDCPDNLPIMEAMKAGADKDFSKFEYLHDKCIACGRCDQACPKDIPVLNMIEKASQKLIREEKGLMRAGRGQISDPEIREEGVNLVLGTTPGIVAMVGCSNYPDGTKDLYDVADEMLKRNYIVVMSGCSAMDLGMYKNEDGETLYEKYPAKFLAGNLINVGSCVSNSHITGTAIKVAAIFAQRQVSGNYEEIADYITNRIGAVGVAWGAYSQKAASIASGCNRLGIPVVVGPHGSKYRRALIGKPYQEDDWKVYDARDGSEMPIPAAPEFLLTTAESIEELLPMLAKNCIRPSDNNMGRMIKLTHYMELSQKYLGHRPEDWYKFVRTETDLPLAKREELLKILEADHGWEIDWKRKKILSGPSMKSDVSAQPTNVKRLCKGEC
- the cdhB gene encoding CO dehydrogenase/acetyl-CoA synthase complex subunit epsilon, with the protein product MVDTTKNTQIYATWGRKMAKPVNPNVAGKMIAKAKRPLLVVGSEILKDEKLIEKTIAIAKKGIPVAATGHSITALVDKDIGAKYINVHSLGHYLGDKNWTGLDGQGHYDTIIFLGHKKYYLDQVLAGLKNFTDLKNLAIERHFMQNATLSFGNLKPEVHLEALDELIENI
- a CDS encoding rhomboid family intramembrane serine protease produces the protein MDKKCWICGKEEAIPFKCRFCGNTFCSRHRLPEQHACEGLEQMKKDGYFSSGNTGYGANSADDIFKDVLKDTAKYAAKSAVKGVGNNIKYSMKNSPAMAIIYLCIFSFILQMIFRPEYMQFFQLVPALVLQKPWTLVTHMFIHSGFTHLLFNMLVLFFFGPELERRAGKKIFMYVYFTAGLVAAIAYTLTSSSPYTPVVGASGAIMGIFAALAIVAPDIRVYVYFIPMQITHALILFVLLDFFLLGANDMVAHTAHLSGALVGVLMGSRIKRAQIRYNYDNMYHRRR
- the cdhC gene encoding CO dehydrogenase/CO-methylating acetyl-CoA synthase complex subunit beta, producing MADEFPFEISPMFEGERIRKDGMYVELGGPKSKGFELVRAAEMSEVEDNKFTLIGPDLADMEEGSRYPLAMIYKIAGELVEADLESIVERRNHEFQNYIQGFMHLNQRDDVWMRVSKDAVAKGMTSFESVAKAIMMLFKNELPFIEAVEAIYITDEAEIDKEIDNARAVYKARDERTRDLHDEDVDTFYGCTLCASFAPTNVCVVTPDRISLCGAINWFDGRAAAKVDPEGPQFAIPKGDVIDAASGEYTGVNEAAKRLSSGEYDRIKLHSFFEYPHTSCGCFEVVGFYIPEVDGIGWVDRDFAGTAPNGLQFSTMAGQTGGGKQVVGFLGIGVNYFRSPKFIESDGGWDRVVWMPKMLKDKVMVDIPEAIRDKIATEEEAADVESLRTFLKDKEHPILERWVEEEEEAPEEEEATQAAPQAGFAPQMMQMPTNFMPSMPMMSGGGSGGVKIVLKNAKVSIEKVIIKKQD